In uncultured Draconibacterium sp., one genomic interval encodes:
- a CDS encoding redox-sensing transcriptional repressor Rex, whose product MTKATKVIAVRKNKKQVPEPTLRRLPGYLFFLEKVRENGVMNISAPSIGKELKCDPTQVVKDLAFTGVKGKPRVGYNTYELCHALEEFLGFNHVNEAFLVGAGNLGSALMAYQEHQTLGLKVIAAFDVDEKKIGQHIGNTPVLEYNKLFHLSNRLDVEIAILTTPNNVAQEVAEDLVNCGVKAIWNFTHEILDLPDHIIIQNTSMSSFAAVLLQRLNDSKK is encoded by the coding sequence ATGACAAAAGCTACAAAAGTGATCGCAGTTAGAAAAAATAAAAAACAAGTTCCGGAACCAACTTTAAGAAGGTTGCCAGGCTATTTATTTTTTCTTGAAAAAGTTCGGGAGAATGGGGTGATGAATATTTCAGCACCTTCGATTGGAAAAGAACTAAAATGCGATCCTACACAAGTGGTAAAAGATTTGGCATTTACTGGTGTTAAAGGAAAACCCAGGGTAGGGTACAATACTTACGAGTTGTGCCACGCACTGGAAGAATTTTTAGGATTCAATCATGTAAACGAAGCTTTTCTGGTTGGAGCCGGTAATTTAGGTTCTGCTTTAATGGCTTATCAGGAGCACCAAACGCTGGGTTTGAAAGTAATAGCAGCATTTGATGTAGATGAAAAGAAGATCGGGCAACACATTGGAAATACTCCGGTTTTGGAGTATAACAAGTTGTTCCATCTGTCGAACCGGTTGGATGTTGAGATTGCCATTTTAACCACGCCGAATAATGTGGCGCAGGAAGTAGCTGAAGATTTAGTGAACTGTGGTGTAAAGGCAATCTGGAATTTCACCCATGAAATATTGGACCTGCCGGATCACATTATTATTCAGAATACATCGATGAGTTCCTTTGCCGCTGTTTTGTTGCAACGGCTGAATGATTCAAAGAAATAA
- a CDS encoding sugar phosphate isomerase/epimerase family protein encodes MNKSAVSFLLLLLFTFSLTAQEVKRPEPQPAPETNESFKLGMAGYTFVHFDLQTTLETMKRCDVHYLCIKDFHLPVNSTSDEIEAFHKKCAEYGVTGYAVGPLYMKSKEDIDKYFNYAIRVGVNTIVGVPDYELLPYVNEKVKETGLYFAIHLHGPDIDVYPDAEDVWEHTKDLDPRIGMCLDIGHDTRNGKDPVADLKKYQSRVFDIHLKDVTGRTKEGYSVEVGRGIIDFPAFVNMLREVNYTGTVSLEHERNMDDPFMGIAESIGYFRAMIAATK; translated from the coding sequence ATGAACAAATCAGCGGTTTCTTTTCTGCTCTTATTGCTATTTACCTTTTCGCTAACTGCGCAGGAGGTAAAACGCCCTGAACCTCAGCCGGCACCGGAAACCAATGAATCGTTTAAGCTTGGAATGGCCGGTTATACTTTTGTCCATTTCGATTTGCAAACTACATTGGAAACCATGAAACGTTGCGATGTGCATTACCTTTGTATAAAGGATTTTCATTTACCTGTCAACAGCACCTCAGATGAAATTGAGGCATTTCATAAAAAATGTGCAGAATACGGTGTTACCGGTTATGCGGTTGGACCACTATATATGAAAAGTAAAGAGGATATCGACAAATATTTCAATTATGCGATAAGAGTGGGAGTTAACACGATTGTTGGTGTGCCCGATTATGAACTGCTTCCATACGTAAATGAGAAAGTAAAGGAAACAGGTTTATATTTTGCCATTCATTTGCATGGTCCGGATATCGATGTGTATCCGGATGCTGAAGATGTATGGGAGCATACAAAAGATCTTGATCCACGCATTGGTATGTGTCTCGATATTGGTCACGATACAAGAAATGGAAAAGATCCGGTAGCCGATTTGAAAAAATACCAATCGAGGGTTTTCGATATTCATTTAAAAGATGTTACCGGCCGCACCAAAGAGGGCTATTCTGTTGAAGTAGGGAGAGGCATAATTGATTTTCCGGCTTTTGTAAATATGCTTCGAGAAGTGAATTATACCGGAACCGTAAGTTTGGAACATGAGCGCAACATGGATGACCCGTTTATGGGAATTGCTGAATCAATAGGCTATTTCAGGGCAATGATCGCCGCAACAAAATAG
- a CDS encoding sigma-70 family RNA polymerase sigma factor, giving the protein MINYTDAQILKGILRHDNLILQYIYKQYYYKVNYFIKKNQGSEDDASDIFQEAIIVIYRKLKENDLIFEKSSFQGYLFSVCRFLWLKQLEKRRIEKEKLNDSLPFQEDVYDDNLVELVDKNQKYGLYQKHFKTLSTDCQKLLQMFFEKVPLKEIAKIMGYKSEKYAKTRKYKCKELLIKRIKQDTEFKKILEDDT; this is encoded by the coding sequence ATGATAAATTATACGGATGCGCAAATCCTGAAAGGAATCTTAAGGCACGATAATTTAATTTTGCAGTACATATACAAACAGTACTACTATAAAGTAAATTATTTCATTAAGAAAAACCAAGGAAGTGAGGACGATGCCAGTGATATATTTCAGGAAGCTATTATCGTAATTTACAGGAAATTAAAGGAAAACGATTTAATTTTCGAAAAGAGTTCTTTTCAAGGATATTTATTCTCAGTATGTCGATTTTTGTGGTTAAAGCAATTAGAGAAACGACGGATTGAGAAAGAAAAGCTGAACGATTCATTACCGTTTCAGGAAGACGTTTACGACGACAACCTGGTAGAATTGGTCGATAAAAACCAAAAATACGGTTTGTATCAAAAGCATTTCAAAACCTTGAGTACAGATTGTCAGAAGCTATTGCAGATGTTTTTTGAAAAGGTCCCGCTAAAAGAAATTGCGAAAATTATGGGCTACAAATCTGAAAAATATGCTAAAACAAGAAAGTATAAGTGTAAAGAACTGTTGATAAAGCGCATTAAGCAAGATACAGAATTTAAAAAGATACTTGAAGATGACACCTAA
- a CDS encoding tetratricopeptide repeat protein codes for MTPKAELFGRIEDYCLDLLNKPEREEFEKELELNQELRDEVELQMNIQNAILEMDVLDLKGKLEKIQTNSTKNGKLNGSFELLDDFSEFEEATAELTPEELIESFESLPKVHVYQHERTSNENIHHYYKEQNGSEQVVIEDDLNGFDMEGLEGLEEAVLETDILNLRETLQQVAKSVEPQYSVEDIDAYLEGEMGDDILAEFEGELNQNELLQSEVSLHKELEMAVAENDVMDLRSELRNIMESETSWNVSEQTIEDFIDGVLEESLLEEFSAELKENTDLMAEVALRENINSAVSEIDIMGLRQKLKDARDESEKKEVKSIMMPRIEIGSTKFWRSSVAVILVLVGLLGVMRMNTNTLDNSYDKYFESTTWASERSVDSDVSVIQQAQMYFQQNEFQKTIDLLNNVTVKSDDQFVPQFYKGLSYQNLNKYPKAVTEYTKVIDHGNNMFIEEAEWYKALCYLKMNKRAEAKKELLAVIDRKGHYEKDAKAILRKLRYSFK; via the coding sequence ATGACACCTAAAGCAGAATTATTTGGACGCATTGAAGATTACTGTTTAGATCTTTTAAACAAACCAGAGAGAGAAGAATTTGAAAAAGAGTTAGAATTAAACCAGGAATTAAGAGATGAAGTTGAACTTCAGATGAATATCCAGAATGCCATTTTGGAGATGGATGTTCTCGATCTTAAAGGAAAACTGGAAAAAATTCAAACGAACAGTACAAAAAATGGCAAGTTAAATGGCTCTTTCGAGCTGTTAGACGACTTCAGCGAATTTGAAGAAGCCACCGCAGAGTTAACACCCGAAGAACTTATTGAAAGTTTCGAATCGCTCCCAAAAGTTCATGTATATCAGCATGAGCGAACCAGCAACGAAAACATTCACCATTATTACAAAGAGCAAAACGGTTCTGAGCAAGTCGTTATTGAAGATGACCTGAACGGTTTTGACATGGAAGGTCTGGAAGGCCTGGAAGAGGCTGTTCTTGAAACAGACATCCTGAACTTGCGCGAAACATTGCAACAAGTGGCAAAATCGGTTGAACCGCAGTATTCAGTTGAAGATATCGACGCATATCTTGAGGGAGAAATGGGCGACGATATTTTGGCCGAGTTTGAAGGTGAGCTGAACCAAAATGAACTGTTACAATCAGAAGTTAGTTTGCATAAAGAGCTTGAAATGGCTGTTGCAGAAAACGATGTAATGGATCTGAGAAGCGAATTAAGAAATATCATGGAATCTGAAACATCGTGGAATGTAAGTGAGCAAACCATTGAAGACTTTATTGACGGAGTACTGGAGGAAAGCCTGTTGGAAGAATTCAGTGCTGAATTAAAAGAAAATACCGATCTGATGGCGGAAGTAGCACTTCGCGAGAATATAAACTCTGCCGTTTCGGAAATAGATATCATGGGCTTACGTCAGAAACTGAAAGACGCAAGAGACGAATCCGAGAAGAAAGAGGTAAAATCGATTATGATGCCTCGAATCGAAATCGGTTCTACCAAATTCTGGCGCAGTAGTGTAGCCGTTATTTTAGTCCTGGTTGGTTTACTGGGGGTAATGCGAATGAATACCAATACGCTTGACAATTCGTACGATAAGTACTTTGAATCGACAACCTGGGCATCTGAACGTTCGGTTGACAGCGATGTGAGTGTAATACAACAGGCTCAAATGTATTTTCAGCAGAATGAGTTCCAGAAAACTATCGATCTGTTGAATAATGTGACGGTTAAATCTGACGACCAATTTGTTCCGCAGTTTTATAAAGGATTGAGTTATCAGAATTTGAATAAATATCCGAAAGCGGTAACTGAATATACTAAAGTTATTGATCACGGAAATAACATGTTCATTGAGGAAGCTGAGTGGTATAAAGCTCTTTGTTACCTGAAAATGAATAAAAGGGCAGAGGCTAAGAAAGAATTGCTAGCAGTTATTGATCGCAAAGGTCATTACGAAAAAGATGCCAAGGCAATTTTAAGAAAGCTCAGGTACTCTTTTAAATAA
- a CDS encoding CHAT domain-containing tetratricopeptide repeat protein — MFLRDPLNYGLLGNLYINIGNAYRAKLDYTNAVKYYNQAISSYNSQIPVNLNNLVDAYYAIAEVEFIAKNYQGVIDIAEKCYTSADSSNQIYFDNIIGGSYYNLKEFEKADYHFKHAISFSKEYYGKGLDLAYTYMSYAEFLSGINNFEKALENLSEAYNVLQNFTKGYGPVLSSYYEYEGNIYRNRTIKTQEINRFREEKRQNLLRAIDSYKKGLAALEVEQTDPESSAIEIQQSRSLMDCLDLIKAIGDVYLEIALLDNENKGIDFSENLDYALSCYNNTSNLIQQARKEISNDESKIQLSNLQYQTIGKIIETAYLAYSYSGNQEFLDIAFNNSEQLKSSALFDKIANELAQQNSLIPDSLLELERRLNNTIANYSELQYEELSYVEPDSSLLEEYNDKIFDASRQRDELNRYMEESYPDYYQLKYSNSTLSLNDIQNRLERKEAIVEYFLAEPSTENIKNGSDADTLTSLYTFFITNDNIEFHKKTLDNAEIQALEETFRFMSSTDYMFTHNEDAKQYCVSSHRLYKMLVAPYEHDITEKHLTIVPDGKLNYISFDGLLKTLPDTSETIRFNELNYLIKDVNINYANSVNIFLKNKVSKPKLRNHTLAFAPDYNSEEFIMTGTSYKLAPLPGVQKEVDDIAKSVSTTIFRSKDATEQNFRKESGNFDILHLAMHAYINDSLPAYSRLAFSQNTDTTTLDNDGWLNTADIYNLDLNASMTVLSACNTGVGKLQKGEGLMSLARGFLYAGCPSVIMSLWEVEDAAGTKIMTSFYKYLKAGKTKDEALRLAKLKYLEESNSRLAHPHYWMSFKCIGDNSPVYTSYDLYFFAILILLIIAFSIDQGIRIKKARRNRQA; from the coding sequence ATGTTTCTTCGAGATCCCTTAAATTATGGTCTGTTAGGGAATCTTTATATTAATATAGGAAATGCATACAGAGCTAAACTGGATTATACCAACGCCGTAAAGTATTATAATCAAGCAATATCATCATATAATTCTCAAATACCTGTTAATTTAAATAACCTAGTAGATGCTTATTATGCTATTGCGGAGGTTGAATTTATAGCAAAAAACTACCAAGGCGTTATCGATATTGCAGAAAAATGTTATACATCTGCTGACTCATCCAATCAAATTTATTTTGATAACATTATTGGAGGCAGCTACTATAACCTTAAAGAATTCGAAAAAGCAGATTATCATTTTAAACATGCGATATCTTTCTCAAAAGAATATTATGGTAAAGGTTTAGACCTTGCCTACACGTACATGAGTTACGCCGAATTTCTTTCAGGGATAAATAATTTTGAAAAAGCCTTAGAAAATTTATCTGAAGCTTATAATGTTCTACAGAATTTCACCAAAGGTTACGGTCCAGTACTCTCCAGTTATTATGAATATGAAGGAAATATTTACCGAAACCGTACAATAAAGACTCAGGAAATAAATCGATTCAGAGAAGAAAAAAGACAAAACCTTCTCAGAGCAATTGATTCTTATAAAAAAGGACTGGCTGCATTGGAAGTAGAGCAAACAGATCCTGAAAGTTCGGCAATTGAAATCCAGCAATCACGTTCGTTGATGGATTGTCTGGACCTGATAAAAGCAATAGGTGATGTATATCTTGAAATTGCTCTGCTTGATAATGAGAACAAAGGCATAGATTTCAGCGAAAACCTTGACTATGCACTGAGCTGTTATAACAATACGAGTAATCTTATTCAACAGGCGCGGAAAGAGATTTCGAATGATGAAAGCAAGATTCAACTGTCAAATCTGCAATACCAAACCATCGGTAAAATTATTGAAACGGCTTACCTTGCTTATAGTTACTCGGGTAATCAGGAGTTTCTTGATATTGCTTTTAACAATTCGGAACAGCTAAAAAGCAGTGCACTTTTCGATAAAATTGCCAATGAACTGGCTCAGCAAAATAGTTTGATCCCTGATAGCCTATTAGAGCTGGAACGTAGACTAAACAATACTATCGCTAACTATTCCGAATTACAATACGAGGAATTAAGCTACGTTGAACCTGATAGTTCGTTGTTGGAAGAATATAACGATAAGATTTTTGATGCATCGCGGCAAAGAGATGAGCTGAATCGATATATGGAAGAAAGTTACCCCGACTACTATCAGTTAAAATATTCCAATTCTACCCTTAGCTTAAATGACATTCAAAACAGGCTTGAAAGAAAGGAAGCAATTGTTGAGTATTTTTTAGCTGAACCATCAACGGAAAACATTAAAAATGGAAGTGACGCTGATACATTAACTTCGTTGTACACATTTTTTATTACGAACGACAATATTGAATTTCACAAAAAGACGCTCGATAACGCTGAAATACAAGCTTTGGAAGAAACCTTTCGGTTTATGTCATCTACCGACTATATGTTTACACACAACGAAGATGCAAAACAATACTGTGTTTCTTCGCACCGTTTATACAAAATGCTGGTTGCACCTTACGAGCATGATATTACTGAAAAACACCTGACAATAGTACCTGACGGAAAACTAAATTATATCTCATTCGACGGGCTACTAAAGACGCTGCCTGATACGAGTGAAACCATCCGCTTTAACGAATTGAATTACCTGATAAAAGATGTAAATATTAATTACGCCAATTCGGTAAATATTTTTTTAAAGAACAAGGTATCAAAACCAAAACTTAGAAACCACACTCTGGCCTTTGCTCCTGATTACAATTCTGAAGAATTTATAATGACGGGGACAAGTTATAAACTTGCACCACTGCCGGGCGTACAAAAAGAAGTTGATGATATAGCTAAATCGGTTAGTACTACTATTTTTAGAAGCAAAGATGCAACCGAGCAAAATTTCAGAAAAGAAAGTGGCAATTTTGATATTCTTCACCTGGCAATGCACGCGTACATAAACGACTCGTTACCGGCCTATTCTCGTTTGGCTTTTAGTCAAAATACAGACACAACGACTTTAGATAATGATGGCTGGCTGAATACCGCAGATATTTACAATCTCGATTTGAATGCCAGTATGACGGTACTAAGTGCATGTAACACAGGTGTTGGTAAGCTACAAAAAGGAGAAGGACTGATGAGTTTGGCCAGAGGTTTTTTATATGCCGGATGTCCATCGGTTATAATGTCGCTTTGGGAAGTTGAAGATGCGGCCGGTACAAAAATAATGACCTCTTTTTATAAATACTTAAAAGCAGGAAAAACAAAAGATGAAGCGCTTCGGCTTGCTAAACTGAAATACCTTGAAGAATCGAATTCAAGACTTGCTCACCCACATTACTGGATGAGCTTTAAATGTATTGGCGATAATTCTCCGGTTTATACCAGTTATGATCTTTACTTTTTTGCAATTCTTATTCTTCTGATTATCGCTTTTTCTATCGACCAGGGAATTCGCATAAAAAAAGCCCGTCGTAACCGACAGGCTTAA
- a CDS encoding class I SAM-dependent RNA methyltransferase, with amino-acid sequence MKEYKLIAKTFSGLEDVLAKEVKRIGGKNVRRGKRAVFYDGDLELIYKSNYHLRAALRILKEIEHFNFKNVDQFYLKCKRIKWQNYFSVDQNFVINSVVVNSRDFRNSMFASLKVKDAIADYFRENFGKRPSVDTDNPDIIINVHIFQDNCTLSIDSSGESLHKRGYRVKQGDAPLNEVLAAGMIYLSGWLGNSDFMDPMCGSGTLPIEAAMIAQNIPAAKFRKEFAFQLWNDFDPLLWEKVTEPVEKREFRHKIYASDISGSNLLNAQTNARRALVFNKIQFACTDFKNLDIDLDNATIVTNPPYGERLKENDLDGLYSMIGERLKHQYAGNSAWILSSSIDSLKFVGLKPSQRIDLFNGALKCKFNNYSLFEGKGK; translated from the coding sequence TTGAAAGAGTATAAATTAATCGCAAAAACCTTTTCCGGTTTGGAAGATGTTTTGGCCAAAGAAGTTAAACGCATTGGCGGTAAAAACGTACGACGCGGAAAACGTGCCGTATTTTATGATGGTGACCTTGAACTGATCTATAAATCAAACTATCACCTTCGGGCAGCTTTACGCATTTTAAAGGAGATTGAACATTTTAATTTTAAAAATGTCGATCAGTTCTACTTAAAATGCAAAAGAATAAAGTGGCAAAACTATTTTAGTGTCGATCAGAATTTTGTGATTAACAGTGTTGTTGTTAACTCACGCGATTTCAGAAACTCAATGTTTGCCTCTCTTAAAGTAAAAGATGCTATTGCCGATTATTTTCGTGAGAATTTTGGGAAACGGCCCAGTGTTGACACAGATAATCCGGATATTATTATAAATGTTCATATTTTCCAGGATAACTGTACTTTGTCGATTGACAGCTCGGGAGAATCTCTTCATAAAAGAGGATATCGGGTAAAACAGGGAGATGCACCTTTAAACGAAGTACTTGCTGCCGGAATGATCTATCTATCCGGATGGCTTGGAAATTCGGATTTTATGGATCCGATGTGCGGTTCAGGCACTTTACCTATTGAAGCGGCTATGATCGCACAAAACATTCCTGCAGCTAAATTCCGGAAAGAATTTGCCTTTCAACTCTGGAACGATTTTGATCCTTTGCTTTGGGAGAAAGTTACGGAGCCGGTTGAAAAAAGAGAATTCAGGCATAAAATATATGCTTCGGATATTTCGGGAAGTAATTTGTTAAATGCACAAACCAATGCACGACGCGCACTGGTTTTTAATAAAATACAATTTGCCTGTACCGACTTCAAAAATCTGGATATTGATTTGGATAACGCAACCATAGTAACAAATCCACCATACGGAGAGAGACTAAAGGAGAATGACCTAGATGGTCTTTATTCAATGATTGGAGAGCGTTTAAAACACCAATATGCTGGCAACAGTGCCTGGATACTTAGCTCATCGATAGATAGCTTAAAATTTGTTGGATTAAAACCATCGCAACGAATTGATTTATTTAACGGGGCGCTAAAATGTAAGTTTAATAATTACAGCTTGTTTGAGGGAAAGGGAAAATAA
- the epsC gene encoding serine O-acetyltransferase EpsC, with translation MTNNTVDQKILDTVSKLSNPESYKLVCHKHMMGDPLPSNKQLKRIINLVREILFPGYFGTTTLKTTITPHYMGVYVDELLEMLTREILAGLCFECTDESEQRVEKHRTGAQERAVAFIEFLPEIRRRLVADVEATFLNDPAAKNFGEVIFSYPGIRAITNYRIAHKLLELDVPLIPRFITEMAHSETGIDIHPRAQIGENFTIDHGTGVVIGSTCIIGDNVKIYQGVTLGAKSFPLDDDGNPIKGIPRHPILENNVVIYAGATILGRVTIGENSVIGGNVWVTNDLPANSRVVQKRPRDIPFMDGAGI, from the coding sequence ATGACAAATAATACCGTAGACCAAAAAATTTTAGATACAGTAAGCAAACTGAGTAACCCTGAATCATACAAATTAGTTTGTCATAAACATATGATGGGAGATCCACTGCCATCAAATAAACAATTAAAACGAATTATTAATCTGGTTCGCGAGATTCTTTTTCCTGGCTATTTTGGAACAACTACTTTAAAAACCACCATAACTCCGCATTATATGGGAGTTTATGTTGATGAGTTGCTTGAAATGCTTACCCGTGAGATTTTGGCCGGACTGTGTTTTGAGTGTACCGATGAGTCGGAACAAAGAGTTGAAAAACACAGAACAGGTGCACAGGAAAGAGCGGTTGCTTTTATAGAGTTTCTGCCGGAGATCAGGCGCAGATTAGTAGCTGATGTTGAAGCTACATTTTTGAATGATCCGGCAGCAAAAAACTTTGGCGAAGTTATTTTTAGCTATCCGGGAATCCGGGCTATTACAAATTACCGTATTGCCCACAAACTTCTGGAACTGGATGTTCCGCTTATTCCACGTTTTATAACCGAAATGGCGCACAGTGAAACAGGAATAGATATCCATCCACGTGCTCAAATTGGTGAAAATTTTACGATCGACCACGGTACGGGAGTTGTTATTGGATCGACATGTATTATTGGCGATAATGTAAAGATATACCAGGGAGTTACCTTAGGTGCAAAAAGCTTTCCTCTTGACGATGATGGTAACCCGATTAAAGGAATTCCTCGTCACCCGATTTTGGAAAATAATGTAGTTATTTATGCGGGTGCAACCATCCTGGGCCGTGTAACAATCGGCGAAAACTCCGTTATTGGAGGTAATGTTTGGGTAACCAACGATCTTCCGGCCAATTCTCGTGTGGTGCAAAAACGCCCGCGAGATATTCCGTTTATGGACGGAGCAGGTATTTAA
- a CDS encoding ATP-binding protein — protein sequence MKQTTKIIAITGAESTGKSTLAKALATHYNVPFVPEFARSYVEQLHRSYTYDDVVLIAEKQVEQYKEMVLQQPSLIILDTWLLITKIWLDVVYGKVPAWIEETIKETHIDTFLVCDTDLPWVPDNVRENGGTDRENLQKTYIQELKKFQFSYHLIKGDYEERKNAAIQVISSLD from the coding sequence TTGAAACAAACAACTAAAATAATTGCCATTACCGGAGCCGAATCAACCGGAAAGAGTACACTTGCAAAGGCGTTGGCAACGCATTATAATGTACCGTTCGTCCCCGAATTCGCAAGAAGTTATGTAGAACAACTACATCGTTCGTACACTTATGACGATGTTGTTCTGATAGCAGAAAAGCAAGTTGAACAATACAAGGAAATGGTTTTGCAGCAACCATCTCTGATTATTTTAGATACCTGGCTTCTCATTACTAAAATCTGGCTGGACGTTGTGTACGGGAAAGTTCCTGCATGGATTGAAGAAACAATCAAAGAAACTCATATTGACACTTTTTTGGTTTGTGACACTGATTTGCCCTGGGTACCTGATAATGTCCGTGAGAATGGCGGAACTGATCGTGAAAATCTTCAGAAAACTTACATTCAGGAATTAAAAAAGTTCCAATTCTCCTATCATTTAATAAAAGGAGATTACGAAGAGCGAAAAAACGCTGCAATTCAAGTCATCTCAAGTTTAGATTAA
- the pnuC gene encoding nicotinamide riboside transporter PnuC, whose protein sequence is MTDIVLEWLLGNYVEILGAILGLAYIFFSIKQHILTWPTGLLTSALYVLVFFNARLYADMGLQAYYVIISIYGWYFWLSGKKQNEKKVAVKTTRKILWLKLAVVSIALYALILFILRNYTNSDVPHMDSVTTALSIVATWMLARKYIEHWLLWIFIDAFSAGLYVYKGLWATVILFIVYTVMALLGYIEWKKDLNSIETNN, encoded by the coding sequence ATGACTGATATAGTTTTGGAATGGCTCTTAGGTAATTATGTTGAAATACTGGGAGCCATTCTTGGTTTAGCCTACATTTTTTTTTCCATAAAACAACACATCTTAACGTGGCCAACAGGTTTATTAACCTCTGCGCTTTATGTGCTTGTATTTTTTAATGCCCGGTTATATGCCGACATGGGACTGCAGGCCTATTACGTAATAATTAGTATTTATGGCTGGTATTTTTGGCTAAGCGGTAAAAAACAAAATGAGAAGAAAGTTGCCGTAAAAACCACCCGAAAAATATTGTGGCTAAAACTGGCAGTGGTTTCAATTGCCCTTTATGCTCTCATCCTTTTTATACTGAGGAATTATACCAATTCTGACGTTCCGCACATGGATTCAGTAACAACAGCTCTCAGCATTGTTGCCACATGGATGCTTGCAAGAAAATACATTGAACACTGGCTACTATGGATATTTATCGATGCATTTAGCGCAGGTTTGTATGTGTACAAAGGTTTATGGGCAACCGTAATTTTATTTATCGTTTACACCGTTATGGCTTTATTGGGCTATATTGAGTGGAAAAAAGACCTGAACAGTATTGAAACAAACAACTAA